Proteins from a genomic interval of Streptomyces sp. NBC_00820:
- a CDS encoding glycosyltransferase family 2 protein — MSVVIPALNEAPNLPPLMETIPVAALTKAGWETEVVVVDNDSSDGTGELALALGARVVHQPERGYGNAYQAGFAAASGDVIATGDADLTYPFDALPALLTALEEHEIEFMSTNRLLQENSAAMKWSHMVANHALSRVSRMLFRNGLRDSQSGMWIFRKYVWQGIDVRSPGMAFSQEIKNAATLAGFRTAEVPIEYRKRGGDVKLNALPDGMANLRQLFQHRYRRPHMASTALVFPTPLSSVEGFGTTA; from the coding sequence TTGTCCGTAGTCATTCCCGCGCTCAATGAAGCGCCCAATCTCCCACCGCTCATGGAGACCATCCCGGTCGCCGCGCTGACCAAGGCGGGCTGGGAGACCGAGGTCGTCGTGGTCGACAACGACTCGTCCGACGGCACCGGCGAACTGGCGCTGGCCCTGGGCGCCAGAGTCGTGCACCAGCCGGAGCGTGGCTACGGGAACGCCTACCAGGCCGGGTTCGCCGCGGCGTCCGGGGACGTGATCGCCACCGGCGACGCCGACCTCACCTACCCCTTCGACGCCCTCCCGGCGCTGCTCACCGCGCTGGAGGAGCACGAGATCGAGTTCATGAGCACCAACCGGCTGCTCCAGGAGAACTCGGCCGCCATGAAGTGGTCGCACATGGTCGCCAACCACGCGCTCAGCCGGGTGAGCCGGATGCTGTTCCGCAACGGGCTGCGCGACTCGCAGTCGGGCATGTGGATCTTCCGGAAGTACGTGTGGCAGGGAATAGACGTACGCTCCCCCGGCATGGCCTTCTCGCAGGAGATCAAGAACGCCGCGACGCTCGCCGGATTCCGCACCGCGGAGGTGCCGATCGAGTACCGGAAGCGGGGCGGCGACGTGAAGCTCAATGCCCTGCCCGACGGGATGGCCAATCTGCGCCAGCTCTTCCAACACCGTTACCGCAGACCCCACATGGCGTCCACGGCCCTGGTCTTCCCCACGCCGCTGTCCTCCGTGGAGGGATTCGGGACCACCGCATGA
- a CDS encoding AMP-binding protein: MSLNLATMLHESALADPDKPCVIIDDTVLTYAQVERMSGLVAGNLLALGLERGAKVAVQLPNVPQFLFAYFGAMRAGLVMVPLNPLLRAPEVAYHLENSDAHVLITGEPSAEEAHRGASAVPGVATYVVGLGGGQRPEGTAAFEELLAPVEVPDIVPTCADDTAVLLYTSGTTGKPKGAELTHFQLYMNCAVSGELLGFTDDDIAVAVLPLFHVFGLSSVLNTAVRFGTTLVLVPRFDPDAVIDAVEKHRATVFPGVPTMYVALLKAADRQRDLSSLRVGVSGGAAMPGEVIRAFEARFRVVILEGYRDSFAVHRASVRW, encoded by the coding sequence GTGAGTCTCAACCTCGCCACGATGCTTCACGAGTCGGCGCTGGCCGACCCGGACAAGCCCTGCGTCATCATCGACGACACCGTCCTGACCTATGCCCAGGTCGAGCGGATGTCGGGTCTGGTGGCCGGCAACCTGCTCGCGCTCGGCCTCGAACGCGGCGCCAAGGTCGCCGTCCAGTTGCCCAACGTCCCGCAGTTCCTGTTCGCCTACTTCGGCGCCATGCGGGCCGGCCTGGTCATGGTTCCGCTGAACCCGCTCCTGCGGGCGCCCGAGGTGGCCTACCACCTGGAGAACAGCGACGCCCATGTCCTGATCACCGGCGAGCCGTCCGCCGAGGAGGCGCACCGGGGCGCGAGCGCGGTGCCGGGCGTCGCGACGTACGTCGTCGGCCTCGGCGGCGGGCAGCGGCCCGAGGGCACCGCGGCGTTCGAGGAACTGCTGGCTCCGGTCGAGGTCCCCGACATCGTCCCGACCTGCGCCGACGACACCGCCGTACTGCTCTACACCAGCGGTACCACGGGCAAGCCGAAGGGCGCCGAGCTGACGCACTTCCAGCTCTACATGAACTGCGCCGTGTCCGGGGAGCTGCTCGGCTTCACGGACGACGACATCGCCGTCGCGGTCCTGCCGCTGTTCCACGTCTTCGGGCTGTCCAGCGTCCTCAACACCGCCGTGCGCTTCGGTACCACGCTGGTGCTGGTGCCCCGCTTCGATCCGGACGCCGTCATCGACGCCGTCGAAAAGCACCGCGCGACCGTCTTCCCCGGCGTGCCCACGATGTACGTCGCGCTCCTCAAGGCCGCGGACCGGCAGCGGGACCTGTCCTCGCTGCGCGTCGGCGTGTCCGGCGGCGCGGCCATGCCGGGAGAGGTGATCCGGGCCTTCGAGGCCAGGTTCCGCGTCGTGATCCTCGAGGGCTACCGGGATTCATTCGCAGTGCATAGGGCTTCAGTCCGGTGGTGA
- a CDS encoding IclR family transcriptional regulator — protein sequence MSQTVGRAIDVLEFCSRRPRELREIAALWGVHRTTALRIVQTLIAGGLIRRDERGRYGVGFRLAALAGAALDQFDLRTVVHPYIVELSERVGQTVQFAVAQGSRVVYVDKIEPPDSIRLNTRIGGYVTIHTAGVSKALLAHLPPEEREKFLAEVGFERFTDTTLTSRAAFEERLAEVRARGWAYDDGEYEAISNCVAAPVWDHSGTAVGGISITAIKSRSGLSDLRAHLPALLETTTAISRELGWRPEDEPRTAGTPRAAEDPPEG from the coding sequence GTGTCGCAAACCGTCGGCAGAGCGATCGACGTGCTGGAGTTCTGCAGTCGCCGGCCCCGCGAGCTGCGCGAGATCGCGGCGCTGTGGGGCGTGCACCGCACCACGGCACTGCGGATCGTGCAGACGCTCATCGCCGGCGGTCTCATCCGCCGCGACGAACGCGGGCGCTACGGCGTCGGCTTCCGCCTCGCGGCCCTCGCCGGCGCCGCCCTGGACCAGTTCGACCTGCGCACGGTCGTCCACCCGTACATCGTCGAGCTGAGCGAACGGGTCGGCCAGACCGTGCAGTTCGCGGTCGCGCAGGGCTCACGCGTCGTCTACGTGGACAAGATCGAACCGCCGGACTCGATCCGCCTCAACACCCGCATCGGCGGCTACGTCACGATCCACACCGCCGGGGTGAGCAAGGCGCTCCTCGCCCATCTGCCGCCCGAGGAACGCGAGAAGTTCCTCGCGGAAGTCGGCTTCGAGCGCTTCACCGACACCACACTCACCTCACGCGCCGCCTTCGAGGAACGGCTCGCGGAGGTACGCGCGCGGGGATGGGCGTACGACGACGGCGAGTACGAGGCCATCTCCAACTGCGTCGCCGCGCCCGTGTGGGACCACTCGGGCACCGCCGTGGGCGGCATCTCGATCACCGCCATCAAGTCGCGGTCCGGCCTGTCCGACCTGCGCGCCCACCTGCCGGCCCTGCTGGAGACGACGACCGCCATCTCCCGCGAACTGGGCTGGCGCCCCGAGGACGAACCCCGTACCGCCGGGACACCCCGGGCGGCGGAGGACCCGCCGGAGGGCTGA
- a CDS encoding RNA-guided endonuclease InsQ/TnpB family protein codes for MQLRYSFRLYPDTAQRAALAQAFGCARVVFNDAVRAREEARRTGAVFPTAGELSKKLITQAKQTAERSWLGEVSSVVLQQALRDVEAAYRNFFTSLKGIRKGPRTGAPRFKSRKDKRQSIRFTANARWSVTDSGRLNLPKVGAVKVKWSRALPATPTSVAVIKDAAGRYFASFVIDTDPAADAVRMPDSDQTVGIDLGLTHFAVLSDGTKIDSPRFLRRAEKKLKKTQRELSRKQKGSKNREKARLKVARAHAQVSDARREFHHRLSTQLIRDNQAIGVEDLAVKGLARTRLAKSVHDAGWSQFVHMLEYKAVRYGRTLVKIGRFEPTSQVCSQCGAKDGPKPLRIRTWTCAACGAVHDRDHNAAKNVKTAAGLAVAACGAQIRPGLVLAQRDEAGSHGFSPEPRAA; via the coding sequence ATGCAGCTTCGGTACAGCTTCCGCCTGTACCCGGACACCGCCCAGCGCGCCGCGCTGGCCCAGGCGTTCGGGTGCGCCCGCGTCGTGTTCAACGACGCGGTGCGCGCCCGCGAGGAAGCCCGGAGGACGGGCGCAGTGTTCCCGACGGCCGGTGAGCTGTCCAAAAAGCTGATCACCCAGGCCAAACAGACTGCGGAGCGCTCCTGGCTGGGGGAGGTGTCCTCGGTTGTGCTCCAGCAGGCCCTGCGCGACGTGGAGGCCGCCTACCGCAACTTTTTCACCTCCCTCAAGGGCATCCGCAAGGGACCGAGAACGGGTGCACCGAGGTTCAAGTCCCGCAAGGACAAGCGGCAGTCGATCCGGTTCACGGCCAATGCCCGCTGGTCGGTCACTGACAGTGGGCGGCTGAACCTGCCGAAGGTCGGCGCGGTGAAAGTGAAGTGGTCCCGCGCCCTGCCCGCCACCCCGACGTCGGTCGCCGTGATCAAGGATGCGGCCGGGCGCTACTTCGCCTCGTTCGTCATCGACACCGACCCGGCCGCCGACGCCGTCCGGATGCCCGACAGTGACCAGACAGTCGGCATCGACCTCGGGCTGACGCACTTCGCCGTCCTTTCCGACGGCACGAAGATTGACTCCCCGCGGTTCCTGCGGCGCGCGGAGAAGAAACTCAAGAAGACCCAACGCGAGCTGTCCCGTAAACAGAAGGGATCGAAGAACCGCGAGAAGGCCCGACTCAAGGTCGCTCGCGCCCACGCACAAGTGTCCGACGCCCGCCGTGAGTTCCACCACCGGCTCTCCACACAGCTGATCCGCGACAACCAAGCGATCGGCGTGGAAGACCTGGCGGTCAAAGGACTCGCACGCACCAGACTGGCGAAGAGTGTGCATGACGCGGGCTGGTCGCAGTTCGTACACATGCTGGAGTACAAAGCGGTCAGGTACGGGCGGACCCTGGTGAAGATCGGCCGGTTCGAGCCGACCAGCCAGGTCTGCTCACAGTGCGGGGCCAAGGACGGCCCCAAGCCCTTGCGCATCCGGACCTGGACCTGTGCCGCCTGCGGTGCGGTCCATGACCGGGACCACAACGCCGCGAAGAACGTCAAGACGGCCGCCGGACTGGCGGTTGCAGCCTGTGGAGCGCAGATAAGACCAGGACTCGTCCTGGCGCAGCGCGACGAAGCAGGAAGCCACGGATTCTCCCCCGAACCTCGTGCCGCGTAG
- a CDS encoding MFS transporter, with protein MPEKAPTPATGRSQGQSPDALPERTLRKVRRRVLPVIVLLYLVAYLDRNNVGFARAGLEHDLGFGDAVYGLGAGIFFIGYVLMEVPSNAGMYRYGARRWIARILISWGVMALAMAFVQGATSFYTVRLLLGAAEAGFFPAVLFYFTLWFPRAQRVAALGIFVMAQPVANALGAPLSGLLLRLDGVAGLHGWQWMFLLEGAPAVVLGCLAPRLLTDTPADARWLTGEERDWLTRSLEAEHRDGTGPHRGSFAAGLKDRRSLVYGLLNFGMVCGIYGLGLWLPAIVGALGDFGSTRLGLLVMIPYAVSVPCVLYWSRRADRTGRRAWHAAVSMATAAAGLAGAALVYTASPVAALLMLVVAAVGIYTATAPFLAMPSAALAGAAAAAGLGLVNALGNVGGFVAPYAVGLIKDGTGDVRYALLFLAACLALTALLVHRYATRRPEGTAPARLPATGPVPTATTATTAATVSAAPAD; from the coding sequence ATGCCCGAGAAAGCGCCCACCCCGGCCACCGGCCGGTCCCAGGGGCAGAGCCCCGACGCTCTTCCCGAGCGCACCCTGCGCAAGGTCCGCCGACGCGTCCTGCCGGTGATCGTCCTGCTGTACCTGGTCGCCTATCTCGACCGGAACAACGTCGGCTTCGCACGGGCCGGCCTGGAGCACGACCTCGGGTTCGGCGACGCGGTCTACGGGCTCGGCGCCGGGATCTTCTTCATCGGATACGTGCTGATGGAGGTGCCGAGCAACGCCGGGATGTACCGCTACGGTGCCCGCCGCTGGATCGCGCGGATCCTGATCAGCTGGGGCGTCATGGCGCTCGCGATGGCCTTCGTGCAGGGCGCGACGTCCTTCTACACGGTGCGGCTGCTCCTCGGCGCGGCCGAGGCGGGCTTCTTCCCGGCGGTGCTGTTCTACTTCACGCTCTGGTTCCCGCGAGCCCAACGCGTCGCGGCGCTGGGGATCTTCGTCATGGCCCAGCCCGTCGCCAACGCCCTGGGCGCCCCCCTCTCCGGGCTGCTGCTGCGCCTGGACGGGGTCGCGGGGCTGCACGGCTGGCAGTGGATGTTCCTGCTCGAAGGGGCACCGGCCGTCGTCCTCGGCTGCCTCGCCCCTCGGCTGCTCACCGACACCCCGGCCGACGCACGCTGGCTGACCGGCGAGGAACGTGACTGGCTGACAAGGTCGTTGGAGGCGGAGCACCGCGACGGGACCGGCCCGCACCGCGGTTCCTTCGCCGCCGGCCTGAAGGACCGCCGCTCCCTGGTGTACGGGCTGCTCAACTTCGGCATGGTGTGCGGGATCTATGGCCTCGGCCTGTGGCTGCCGGCCATCGTCGGCGCGCTTGGCGACTTCGGCAGCACCCGCCTCGGACTCCTCGTCATGATCCCCTACGCCGTGTCGGTGCCGTGCGTCCTCTACTGGAGCCGGCGTGCCGACCGCACCGGGCGCCGCGCCTGGCACGCGGCGGTGAGCATGGCGACGGCAGCGGCCGGGCTCGCCGGGGCCGCGCTGGTGTACACCGCCAGCCCCGTCGCCGCCCTGCTGATGCTGGTCGTGGCGGCTGTCGGGATCTACACGGCGACCGCCCCCTTCCTCGCCATGCCGTCCGCCGCGCTCGCGGGCGCCGCCGCGGCCGCGGGGCTCGGCCTGGTCAACGCCCTCGGCAACGTGGGTGGCTTCGTCGCCCCGTACGCGGTGGGCCTGATCAAGGACGGCACCGGCGACGTCCGTTACGCCCTGCTCTTCCTCGCCGCCTGCCTCGCCCTCACCGCTCTCCTCGTGCACCGGTACGCCACCCGGCGCCCCGAGGGCACCGCCCCCGCCCGCCTTCCGGCCACCGGACCGGTGCCCACGGCGACCACGGCGACCACGGCGGCCACGGTGAGTGCGGCACCGGCCGACTGA
- the tnpA gene encoding IS200/IS605 family transposase — translation MGEMQKIRTGRHCVFVMHVHLVFVTKFRHKVFTDVHLTRMEEIMRSVCEDFECELVEFNGEDNHVHLLVNFPPKVAVTKLVNSLKGVSSRRLRQEFPDLVRHYWRANKLWSGSYFAGTVGGAPLSVVKQYIEQQNRPV, via the coding sequence ATGGGCGAAATGCAGAAGATCAGGACTGGCCGGCACTGTGTTTTCGTGATGCATGTGCACTTGGTCTTCGTGACCAAGTTCCGGCACAAGGTGTTCACGGATGTTCATCTGACACGCATGGAGGAGATCATGCGGTCGGTGTGCGAGGACTTCGAGTGCGAACTGGTGGAGTTCAACGGCGAGGACAATCACGTCCACCTCCTGGTGAACTTTCCGCCCAAGGTCGCCGTCACGAAGCTGGTCAACTCCCTCAAGGGTGTCTCCTCCCGCCGTCTGCGCCAGGAGTTCCCCGACCTGGTGCGCCACTACTGGCGGGCCAACAAGCTCTGGTCCGGGTCCTACTTCGCCGGAACTGTCGGCGGCGCCCCGCTCTCCGTGGTCAAGCAGTACATCGAGCAACAGAACCGGCCCGTGTGA
- a CDS encoding SDR family NAD(P)-dependent oxidoreductase: MTRLLEHRTALVTGGGIGIGRDIAREFARAGARVAVTYRTHEPDPSFLGELADLSGETPLALAVDATDESEVSDAMDTVGRELGRLDILVNNVGGLVQRAGIEDLDLKLWHRVLAVNLDSMFLFTQRALPLMTGEAARVINIASLAGRNGGHPGALAYATAKAAVFGFTRGLAKELAPRGITVNALAPGFIEATPFHDTFTTQASKEATLTTIPAGRAGRPEDVAGPALWLASAHSDFVTGTVVDVNGGQYFG, from the coding sequence ATGACACGGCTCCTCGAGCACCGGACGGCCCTCGTCACCGGCGGCGGTATCGGTATCGGGCGGGACATCGCCCGGGAGTTCGCCCGGGCCGGCGCCCGGGTCGCCGTCACCTACCGCACCCACGAGCCCGACCCGTCCTTCCTCGGCGAACTCGCCGACCTGTCCGGCGAGACCCCGCTCGCCCTCGCCGTCGACGCCACCGACGAGAGCGAGGTGTCCGACGCCATGGACACGGTCGGCCGGGAGCTGGGGCGGCTCGACATCCTGGTGAACAACGTCGGCGGCCTGGTCCAGCGGGCCGGGATCGAGGACCTCGACCTGAAGCTGTGGCACCGCGTCCTGGCCGTCAACCTGGACAGCATGTTCCTGTTCACCCAGCGCGCACTGCCGCTGATGACCGGCGAGGCCGCCCGCGTCATCAACATCGCCTCGCTCGCCGGACGCAACGGAGGCCACCCCGGCGCGCTCGCCTACGCCACCGCCAAGGCCGCCGTGTTCGGCTTCACCCGCGGCCTGGCCAAGGAGCTCGCCCCGCGCGGCATCACCGTGAACGCCCTCGCCCCCGGCTTCATCGAGGCGACGCCCTTCCACGACACGTTCACCACGCAGGCGTCCAAGGAGGCCACGCTCACCACCATCCCGGCCGGCCGCGCCGGGCGCCCCGAGGACGTGGCCGGCCCCGCCCTCTGGCTGGCCTCCGCGCACAGCGACTTCGTCACCGGCACGGTCGTCGACGTCAACGGCGGCCAGTACTTCGGCTGA
- a CDS encoding DUF4253 domain-containing protein codes for MIEPLSEELGRLLGALPPGRLVGSGRAPRPVVWMSDGPVPDAADWWKRLYARHGETGLYPLLLEHPDDFVEPACGPYGADIDAATYLRSEWTEGCWPPFEEWPGLATPAAVVSGIDERAGEVAATVVRESWARCLALVQCARGADVPAALGWRGMGNHMDAEELSAVLRSWEGRFGLRVVAFGHGSLFASVASRPADPHQARVLAAEQFVACPDVFHNDPDLDWSTCHEDLMKRHDWYFWWD; via the coding sequence GTGATCGAACCTTTGAGTGAAGAACTCGGGCGACTGCTGGGCGCACTGCCGCCCGGCCGGCTGGTGGGATCGGGTCGTGCCCCGCGGCCGGTGGTCTGGATGAGCGACGGACCGGTCCCGGACGCTGCCGACTGGTGGAAGCGTCTGTACGCTCGCCACGGCGAGACCGGCCTGTATCCGCTGCTGCTCGAGCACCCCGACGACTTCGTCGAGCCTGCCTGTGGTCCCTATGGTGCCGACATCGACGCCGCCACGTACTTGCGGAGCGAGTGGACGGAGGGGTGCTGGCCGCCTTTCGAGGAGTGGCCCGGTCTCGCGACACCCGCGGCGGTGGTGTCCGGCATCGACGAGCGCGCGGGTGAGGTGGCGGCCACTGTCGTCCGCGAGAGCTGGGCCCGGTGTCTCGCACTCGTCCAGTGCGCCCGGGGCGCCGACGTGCCGGCTGCCCTCGGCTGGCGCGGGATGGGGAACCACATGGACGCGGAGGAGTTGTCGGCGGTGCTGCGGTCCTGGGAGGGCCGGTTCGGTCTCCGCGTCGTGGCCTTCGGGCACGGCAGTCTGTTCGCCTCGGTCGCCAGCCGCCCGGCGGACCCCCATCAGGCCCGCGTCCTTGCCGCGGAGCAGTTCGTCGCCTGCCCGGACGTGTTCCACAACGACCCCGACCTGGACTGGTCCACGTGCCACGAGGACCTCATGAAGCGTCACGACTGGTATTTCTGGTGGGACTGA